A window of the Linepithema humile isolate Giens D197 chromosome 4, Lhum_UNIL_v1.0, whole genome shotgun sequence genome harbors these coding sequences:
- the LOC105672189 gene encoding transmembrane protein 230 isoform X1 translates to MSGYRGSIFDYIHKASMCRKKVRSDTQFDNVDYTQLRETDNGFFDSQFVSPPVKIPWKAITLAALLFVGGAVMLIMGSLIVSGHIDSKYSDRMWPVIILGALMFIPGAYHMRVVILAYQKVPGYSFDDIPEFD, encoded by the exons ATGTCAGGCTATCGTGGATCCATATTCG ATTATATCCATAAAGCGAGTATGTGCAGAAAGAAAGTTCGAAGTGACACACAATTCGACAACGTGGATTACACACAACTTAGAGAAACCGATAATGGTTTCTTTGATTCACAA TTTGTAAGTCCACCAGTAAAGATACCATGGAAGGCTATTACATTAGCTGCCCTTCTATTTGTTGGAGGAGCTGTTATGCTTATTATGGGAAGTTTGATCGTGAGCGGACACATTGATTCAAaa TATTCAGATCGGATGTGGCCAGTGATAATCTTAGGGGCCTTGATGTTTATACCAGGGGCTTACCATATGAGGGTAGTTATTTTAGCATATCAGAAAGTACCTGGTTATTCTTTTGATGATATACCTGAGTTTGAttga
- the LOC105672189 gene encoding transmembrane protein 230 isoform X2, with the protein MCRKKVRSDTQFDNVDYTQLRETDNGFFDSQFVSPPVKIPWKAITLAALLFVGGAVMLIMGSLIVSGHIDSKYSDRMWPVIILGALMFIPGAYHMRVVILAYQKVPGYSFDDIPEFD; encoded by the exons ATGTGCAGAAAGAAAGTTCGAAGTGACACACAATTCGACAACGTGGATTACACACAACTTAGAGAAACCGATAATGGTTTCTTTGATTCACAA TTTGTAAGTCCACCAGTAAAGATACCATGGAAGGCTATTACATTAGCTGCCCTTCTATTTGTTGGAGGAGCTGTTATGCTTATTATGGGAAGTTTGATCGTGAGCGGACACATTGATTCAAaa TATTCAGATCGGATGTGGCCAGTGATAATCTTAGGGGCCTTGATGTTTATACCAGGGGCTTACCATATGAGGGTAGTTATTTTAGCATATCAGAAAGTACCTGGTTATTCTTTTGATGATATACCTGAGTTTGAttga